The DNA window TTTATGGAGGTGAAGCTGTTTTATATATAGATAATTTGATAAACAATCATTTCTTCCTCCTACAAAACTGCAATTGCTAGTGCTTTATCAGTTTAAAAAATGAAAGGGACCACGATGCAATTTACATAGGCTCAGACAAGCACTTTGCAGAGACACTTGAGCTTAGAAGCAACTTAGCATGTGCCGTTCTAATTACGAAATCTCAATCTTTTCCATATTTGATCTGCTTCCATATTTGATTCCAGGAAAAATTATGCATAACAAGCTTTTGTTAAATATGACATAATGACAATTTGAAATTCTGGCTTAGAGTTTGAGCTTGCTTGTGCTCATTGGGATGCATCCGACTTCCAGATCGTCTGGATTTAGATTGCAAATCTACTTCTGAATCCAAGTATTGCAGAAATTGAACCCTTGTGCATCAAATTTTAAACCAGAGCTTGAGATGTCAAAAGAGTTTCTTACCATCCTCAGCAAGTTGACGGTATTGGCTCGAGTAGCCAGGGCAAAAATGTATGAGAGCCATCGTCGGGGGAAAACTTTCCTTAAACCATCTGTAACACTTTTATACATCCACTTGAATTGGCCGCAAGAAGCGTGTTTGACTTCCCTCTCCAGCACACACTTGAAACAAACTGACCTTGGTCATCATCAGTCTCTTTACCAGAAATGGGATCAATAGATCCAAACTTGTGTGAAGTAATTGGCATGGGAAGCGTTTTATAGTAGGTGTAAACCTGcaagaaaatattgatgtgatgCTAATGAATATGACTTCTGCACATAACTAAGGCTTACTTGCTTTTTCATCTTGGCTATCTCTCTAAACAAGCTTTCAATATTACAAGTGGAAGATTGAGGGTGCGTTTGGTTTAAGGATTCGAAAGAGATTCTCAGGAATAAGTTACCCGGAATAAAAATAAGGAAGTTTGATTCCAGGGTATTTTTAAGAAAATGTGTTTGGCATATTATTTGATATTCCCAGGAAAATTAGTAGTTatactttttaataaaaaaaatcatgtgaAATTTCATAGGAATGAACATTCCCACCTTCTTACATGGGAATAAAATCATTGGAATTATAGAAGTTATTGGAAGTTATTGGAAGTTATTTTATTCCTTGGAACCTTTATGCCTAGGAATAAATTTTCTTCAAACCCTTAACAAACATGAGTATAACCATTTTCTAAAAATTATTCCTAGGAATTTAATTCttaaacttgaaacaaacaccCCTGAAAGTCAAAGATATCATCACAAAGTTGgtgtatgataatagttgtaaGCTCATGTATCAGAGTTTATGAATAGTTAAAGCTTACAGCTTTACACTAGTGCAATTTActgaaaatattaattaaaagaaaatgttcTAAACCCTTTTAATTAGTAAAACCAAACAGATAAACATTGCTGGAAACTAATATATACCTCATTTGATTCTGAACCACAGGCAATGTATCCATCAGCAACCGACAAACCCACAAAATTCTGTCAGAGTAAGAGGTGGAAGATTTCAGTGGACCCATTTGAGTAAAACCATAAGCAAACATTGGTCAGAATAATGCCACGCAAGAAAGCACAGGTTAAATTTCTGAAGCAGATATAGAGCTAAATTGAATAAACTTTTCCACAAGTACTCGTAAAATAGGAAAGGCTGAAAATGGGCACGAGCATTCTAACTTCTAAGTAATAGCTTCTCTCATAGTCTCATATCTTGATTTCAACTTCTGCACCtcaattatttttaaagttttatccCATTTATCTTCTCCATAAACATCTATAACCTAGAAACTGAATacttatttatttcaattaaaaagcTCCTAAAATCTAATCCAATTCCGAACTAAACCATCGTAGTTGGTCATGTCTTCATGACAGATGTGAACAATTTATTTTGGCCGAAGGCATACACCTTTCATAAATTTGACTAGTCATTCGGATAAAGAACCATCTGAAACCCCATTTAACACCCAAacaagaaaatttctctaaagaAGGTTTAAAAGGCTGAGACAAACAAACCTTACAGATTCCACAAACATAAATCCACTcagtttataaaatttaaaaccaTACCTTCTCATTAGTATGTCCAGACAGTGTTAGGCTGCGAGCACTTGTAGATGCACCAACCGAAGAGGTTTTATTGAGATCCCAGATCTTTAATGAATTATCGGTAGAGGCAGAAACAAGTGTTTCAGAGTCTAAGAATTTGACATAGCTTACAGCTTTACGGTGACCTACCAATACACACCAGGGACTTCTAAGATTACGAAGATCGTAACAGTAAGTTGAGTAATTCGCAGATCCAAAGGCTAGCAAATGAGAGGAATGAGCAGAAAATTGAACACAGCAGACATTAGCAACATTCCGGATTGTTCCTAAACAGTTTCTCTGTGAAAAAATTGCACTATATTAGCTCTTGAATAGTTATAGCTAAGAAACTATAGTGCATGGTCATTAAAGATCTGTCACTCTGCGGatggaaaaacaaaaattaaatttttcgTAGATTCATTATATTTCTGATGTGAAAAAAGATGACTTGTTTGATGATCAAGGATTCTTAATTTGCAGGAAGAAACTctgaaattttgtttttgatgCATATAAACAGTGTTTATCAAAACTTTCGAAATTCATGTTGTGTTGTCAAATTCCTGTCTAACATGGCGTTAGGGCATGTCAGATTTTCAGCCCACCGCCATAGGCCGCATGGTCAAGCTTATATGGCGACTTTTTTGGCTAGCCACAATAATTCAGCTTTGATAGCAATGCTACATGGCAACTTTTTTGGCTAGCCACAGTAATGCACCTTTGTAGCATTGGTTTGAGGTCATAAATACTAAGAGAGAGAAAACTCCGGATAAAACATACAATTACATTGCAACCCTGGTTTTTTGTTGGTTATTGATTTTCTGTCGGGCAAATCaataaaaaaagaggaaaaactcCGAAAGAAACAACATATAATTACATTGCAACTCTGGTTTTTTGTTGGTTATTGATTTTCTGTCAGGAAAAATCAGCACACTGCATACTTACATGCATATGGccggtgtgtgtgtgtgtgtgtgcgggCTCGTGCGCATTACTGCATGGGAGAGGGTTTACCTCACTGATGCTCCACAGCTTGACAGTACAATCATCACTTCCACTGGCAAATTTTGTAGGGCATACTGGAGAGAAGTCAACAGACCAAGCCCTCTTTTCATGTTCACTGTACTGAGAAAATTCTTGACCTGTACTAGCATCCCATAACTGAAAATGCATTGCATAATGCATGCCATGAATAATGCTGGTAATCAGAGCATGCCAATTAATTATCAATAAATAGTTATATTCTTTCATAATACCCCCACACCTCATATAAATCATTTCCAATTTTCCATGTATGATATTAGTACACTAGCACAAAGTCacaaaataaaatgacattatTTGAGAACGTCTTAGATGAAAAATAACAGGAGTTTCCACCTAGACAGCTaatctatttttttgttttcaaaaaacaaATGCTAGATTTTAGAAGTCCCCATTTTTTACCAGTACATGATGGTTGAGAATTTTGTAACTAAAAATATCCACACAGGCAAAATGTTTTTACACACCATCCGCCACtccccaaaaaaaaattatagcctATGAATGAACTGTATCAAATGATATAACAAAAGTATTCCCAGCATACTAAATTAATAAGGAATACTGCAAAAAAATGTCTTTCTTGGTGATAAAACAATAATTCAAGTCGTGTCTGCAAAACATACCTTCACTACACCGTCATAGTCTGTAGAGGCAAGATAATTCTTAATATAGTTATTCCAGCAAACACAGCTGAGCTTTGATCTGTTTGACATCTCAACTGCGGGATAATGGATATCGACAGAATCATTGCAAAGTGTATTGAAGTCaaagatttttattttcttagaTATCCCAGCAGAAGCAAAGTAATCTTCATCCCGATCAAAGCTCAGAGAGCATATCACATTTGCAGGATTGTTAAAATCTGCATTTCTTAGCATACCCCGCACTTCAAGCTTGTTGTAACGTGCATATTTGCTCAAACCATCAAAGAAGGTTCCTAAGGCATCTttacttttatgtttttcttCGCCTTTTTGTGTCACACACAAGTTCTCGCGAGTTCTTAGTATATCTTTCTCTGGGTGATCTGTGGCACCTGTTTCAGAAAGCTGAACCTTGGATCGCATGGAAAAGTAAGCACTTTCAAGATGCCCTATGTTTCTCATTAATCTCATTTCAGTTGTATTAGAGATTGGAGATACTGTGGGCAGCATTTCTACACTCAAAAGTTCCTTTCTAAGAGGCATAATCTCTTTCTGACAAGAGTAATCGTTCTGCAGGCCAGAGGGAACAAAGGATTTTCTTGAGCTATGCCTCCTCTCTGCCTCTTCTATATCTGATTCCAAGCACTTTAATTGTTCAACCAATTTGGAGGCATCACTCTGCTTTTGCTCTTTCAACGAGGTGAGAAAATGCAATAATAATTCTGATTCAGCATCTTCTTTGTCTATACATGATGACAATTCCTCACTACACAGCTCCTGTAATCCATTAATCACTTCGGATTGTAGGATTTCCCTGTTATGCGACAAAAGTTTTAACTTTAGGAAATCATATCAACATAAGTTATTAAAGCTTTAGCAAATAATATCCATAAGGTACAACGATTGTGTtccaaattataaaaattaacagCATCTTTATAAAAGATATACCTAAAAATTTCAAAGACCCGTAGAGAGGAATATCCAAATAAAGAATCAGCAGAATCAACATAGTAATTGGATACATATTATTTAATAAAGCTCATTTCAGTAGTTAGCAATTTCAAAGGAAGAAGTAGACATCTTAAGAGAGCAAAAATTTCAACTCTATAATAGCAGCTTACCAGAAGTACACTTTTTAGTGAATAATGAtgatgaaaagaaaaaataatacatGCATCTACATAAACACAAACTTAAATAGTCTCGTtaaatgaaaattatatttttactttgattataaTGTGCTTCTAAGCTTTCATCCTGCAAGTGTGATCCCTACATATAGCTAGTTAATAATGCAGCACACAACGTTGTAAAATGGGAAAGAGGAAGAAGGGGATCATTATATCATTATATAAAAACCTTACAACAAAGACACACATGAGATATGATTGATGAACCTGGTGATGACAAATGTCATGCATGTGATTATAATTCATAAAGTTTGGATGTGGCTAACTCAACTGCACAATACCAGTTTGTAAGGTGAACCCCCCATTTAACTTATGAACACTATTCAGGCCATATCACTATCCAATGTGGAACTCTCAACCCCCAACCCCTGTCCATGGCCCGTGCGTAGGACTAGATATCTCAAGTGCTACCTAGGTAGCACAACGGATCTAGAACAAGCTCTAATACTACCTTAAAATATGGGCTGAGCCTAACTGAATCCTACGGTAACAACAAACCTACAGTACCAAGTCGCAAGGGGAGGGGGATCCCCCGCTTATAACCATTATTCAAGCCATATTTCTATCTAACGTGGGTCTCTCGACAATACATATGGCCATCACCTTATGGGTGTGCCATGCTTTAAATATTTAATAGACATTGTTCTATATTTACAATTTTATCAAAGAAACAAATGATAGATCTGTATACCAGATGCTAATGACTAATGTTTACatataattttaattgaaataaatcacaTGGTAACTACGATAAACAATATTTCAATAGTACCCTGTTGTTGGACGTGATGATGGTTCAGGATGCAGCAGCCAAAGACAAAAGCCAGCTTCCTTAGGATTTCCTGATAGGAAAGCTGGAGGGAGAATCCTATGATGAAGATCAGACATTGTTGCAATATGTGCTTTTTCAGAGTCAAAATGACTAAGTAActgaaaaatttgaagaaaaaaaataagcttTTGACTTGATGTTTATTGTTCCAGTGATAATGATTGACAACGGAAAcaaataaaatagtttaattcATTGAAAAGTTTGTCAAACCTTATTGCATATTAAGTTACTACCAATAATTGACTTTATTGACTAGAAAATGTGCACTAAACACCCGTATGGGTCTATTATTCAACATGAAACCAGGCAGCTACTTAGCTAAAATTGTACTTCATATCTGAATTTGAGTCTTATTGGGAGGATGTCAGAAAGCTAACACTAAATATAGGGGGGGAAATCAACTTTATAAGTTTCCAAACAACATTAATACTAGAAAGCCATGTTGACCTCAGaacatagatagatagatagatagatagggATGCGGGTTTTCAAATGTACTACACAAGTTCATATGTAAAATACTTCTCATTTGAAGGAGTTGAGAATATCTATTATCACAGAACACAAGAAAGCTGCATTTAATTAATGAAGAAATGTATGATGATGGTCTAGGTACCTCAAAAAGGAGTACACCGAGGCAGTagatgtttgatgatgttgtgCAACCTCCCTCAGGACTCGCGTACCACTTATTTTCCCATCTTTCACATAAAGATGTGGATGAAAATTCACCTGTATTAGATACACAAGGGATGCTAGACATTCTCCCAAAATTATACAGAGAAAATTGGTTATCTTTCTCATATTCGGTTCGATAATCTTGTGATCCAACTGTAGGAATTTGAACTTTATGATGACTAGCAGTCTCAATACACAAGTCACTCCCAGTAACCCTCACACTCTCATCAATTTTTTGTTTCTTGGACTCCATAGCAATAGAGGAAGATGTTACTTGCTCAGACACCCTTTTCCTAATAAAAGAATTATCTAAGTTAACAACAGGATTTACAACACTGTCTGCCATCTGATTCTGAGTAGGTAAACCAATGTACATGACCTGATTTGAAGGTAACAATTTAAAGTAAGATGGACAAAGGTTATGCAATGCAATTCCTCGAGAGTGAGAGTCATCCACCAAATCCACTATCTTTCTAAATATAGTAAAACTTTCCACTTTTCCTGCTCTGCGCTTGCCAGATTTTAACCATTCTCTCAATGTTACACCGTCACATTCAGTCATGCTAGACTTAGGCACAGAAGCATCGCTATGAAACTTCACTGATTTATTAGAGTTTGACTGAGCACCAATACCAGTCTTCATTTGTTTCTGATCTATACCAGTGCTGGTCTTCATCTGATTCTGATCTGCACCAATGCTAGTCTTAATCCAATTCTGATTTGCACCACTGCCAGCCTTTACCTGATTTTTCTCTTTAGACTGAACATAGAACCGATCCGAAGACGGACCTTTATGTACAACACCCTTACTCTTCAatgaatttttaataaaatactcAGCAAACCCTGATTTGGATAATACTTTCGTCCGCATTCCTCGATGAACATCACCAACCCCCTCTTTACTCTCACCAGCCCCCAATTGTTCAATGACATTACTCTGACCATCACTATGCGATTTTCTAGCTAATAACTCAGGAAAAGATGTAGATCCAATATCTTCCCAACCACTAGATGTAGCCTGGCCACTATTCATCAACCCAATATCACTTAATGAATTTCCATTCCCAGAATTATTCGTCATCTGATAAAGATTCTGCCAATGTTTCTGTTGATTATTATACATTTGCACTTGACTATTCGATGTACCAATATCAAAACTCGAACCATTGTAACTTTTCACCGTTAATTCCTCAACCGTCGCATAAGCATGCTGCGACGTAGCCGCTTCACTAACAGCCTCAACTACATTATATTCCAGTGGTTGTTGTGATTTTACAAGTTTTCGGCTATCCGTTATCGGTGAATCCTCTTTAATCTGTCGCTGTGAATCCTCAGAAACTTCTAATTGAAGTCTCTCATTAACCAATTCTTCATCCATAACTTAGTTTAAAATCAATAACTTCGTCAATCACGTAAGCTCCATATTTTGCAATCAATACATAAACTAAAACTGTTCATGAATCAATCAAATAAATTTGGAAAACAAGTTAGTTAGCATTAAGCATTACAATCACAGTAAGAACATGAAGAAACAAATTCAACTTATAAGCTATAATATAATATTTGCAGATTTGGAAAGTGAAAAACGTGAATTCaagtaaaataattaaacatttcgGTGAAGATAAGTTGAAAAATGGAAACTAATGATTAAAAAAGTAGTAATCGCAAAACCTGATAAGCAAAGAGGTGTTGAGGAAGAGAAGAGATTATGAGATGGAAAAGCGCTTACGTGAACGCGATTATTTGGTGATTTTGTGGAAGTGAAATAAGTCGGTGTGGAAGGAAGAACACGCGCTATCAAGTCTCACCACATATGAATGAATGAGAATAGCGAACCAGAAACAAGTATTGGTAAAGCAATAAAATCATGAAGATTTGATTTAAAGATAAACGGTGTGAGGGACCGGTTTTGTTATTGGGTTTGACCCGACCCGGCCTCGCCTCCTTATTAAGTGTTgtttatttattaagaaaaataaaatatcttcaaATATTGTTTTGGAATTATATATGAGATGGAAAATGATTGTGAGGAGGACACTTGATGAGTGGTGGATCTTAGGACTGCAGCGGATTAATTTCTGCAGGGATTAATTTTCCCAATTGCTAGCTTCTGTACATAAAAACAATACTTTTTAATCATCATAAAATAGATAAAATTATGAGAAATCATAAAAACTAAGGAGACATATAATTTGActcaaagaaactaaaaaaatagAGGTGAAATAGGCTGAACTTTGTCAAATTTGAGTTTGATCtgctaaaaaattcaaagtttaagTTTAACTTGTAGCCTACCATatcatatgtttatttttttttttgcctgaGTCGGGCCTTTTTGAAGGTCTGATTGGCCTATTAACCTACTTAAAAGCGTATTTCATTTGAActtttgtaaataagtcattcaactcaactttatatagaataacaaattaaaatatcggTGAGATTAAATGTTTATGTCCATTGGTTTATTTGAATTCACCTAGTagtataaattttgtgatattatttgttgAGAACTTTTGGAAGCAACTTATGTCATTGAggtaactaaaatttatttttatattttaactcaaagtacaaaatacaatataataataataaaattattcatatttatttaaataggtcggtctCATAGACTTAAAAGGTTTTTATATGGCTCGTGGCCTATTCTTTTTTTAgctaaatagacttataaaaaaatctaggcattttctatttaaataaaaagtttgggctggcctaggcctatgtaggctgggcctagggctggaaatgagtcgagtcgagtcgaactcgcctccACTCAGTTTGACTCGTTAAGAAATGACCGAGTTTGAGTTTAAGACGAACTTATTTTTcatctcaaactcgactcgttaagaattggctgagtttgagttcgagtttatcacgaacttttttcagctcaaactcgacttgttagaagttcacaaAGATCTCGATTCAACTGTTAGATTACTCTTATTtggttcaactcgcttattttacaaacttaaaagtaattttttaaagtctattttatatatatatatatatatatatatatatatatatatatatatatatatatatatatatatatatatatatatatatatatatatatatatatatatatatatatatacatatatttgacattttaaattaatactttttaaataaaaatatagaaataaaataaaagtcataagAAGGGAATTTATACGAtgctaattttatttgtataatcatttgtagaaatatttttctcacttgagaatataaattattaattataactattagattaaaataaaatatgatactaagatttagagcaaatcttaaaacctactcttaaagacaatataatctatctcgtatataatcgagttgactcatgaatctaacgagtcgaactatgtatagttcaagttcagctcatttagttaacgaacttaatttttagctcatactcagctcatttggttcatgaacctagttcaacgatttaattttcgaatcgagttccgaactattttcgagtcgattttttccaacatatcatgtgtattatttgccacaagtattatttacaaaagtaagAAATTAGCCTAAATCACTCCAGCTGCAGAACTAAATCTTCCATTAACCACAGAAACAATAACAATACCTAATACATAAGAATACAAACAAGAAAAATTGAAGTCACCCACCCATAAGCCTGATAATAAACCCAACAAAAAAAGAACATTGTGGTATTGCGATGATTTATCTACAACCCTTTCACAAATAAGTTCAAATTGACAGTCGTAAAATAGGactccagtcacggtttaaaaatagaaaataattgttcgaaaaaaaatattaaaagagggaaTAACATGACTCATttaaattttgtaagaaattAAATAGGGACTTTTTTTTCTtaaggactaatttggactctcttttttgtgagggactaaaatgagtcttcactgacagttcagtcacggttcaaaaataagaaaaaaaaacggtttaaaaaaatatttgtagagGGAGTAAtatgactcggttaaattttgtaagaaattTAATAGAGATTTTTTTCTCTCAGGGAATAATATGACCTCTGCAGTTTTTATGAATGACTAAATAGACCTTcactcaaataaaaaattatccatagatattaattttttttggtgtTGCTTATAAAAGTGTTAAATATTGAGATTGTTGAAAACTAAGCAACGAACCATATTAAGAtaagagtttttttttataataataataatgaatttatAGATATATTAAAATCCAATTTCAAAAAATTgtctaatttataatttatattgatattaattttgaattgttggactcataattatttttatcatgtaAGATATTTAGATATTTAGATATTACACatgtttttattgaaaaaaaacatattatGATTTATTTGGTGAATAGAAATTTATGTATTATCAAGTTTTATTGTACATTGCAtttacttttttaaataaaataataatgttgAAATATGAGACAAACCGGTCCATCGGATCGCACAACTCATCAATAATTGAGTCAGACTAAATTTTAACAATTCATTTAGCAACCAGAGTGTCCCAATCCAACCCATTTATATATACTAGTCCATTGGGGTGAAGCTGATTGACTCATTTAACAACTTCCATGTTAATTTAGTTAGCAACAAGTTGGACTTTATGGAGCATGAGGAAACGACATAACTTTCAATTCTCTGGACTTTCAAGTTTTAGAGGTGGTTCATAGGATAAAGCTGCTATCGTGGttatggaatattatcggtacAGGTGGGCATTATAATTGTAATTTTGTACTATGGAACCATTGGCCGTTAGTTTTCCTTAAACTCTAAATCGTTGTATTTCCGGGTGAATACCCCTTGTGCTCTTTTTTGtaacttcattgcttataaaaaaaaaaaaaacaactccaATAATACATACTTAAGTAATTGTACATAAGGAAAATGTGGTGAACTGAATTCGAATATTACATTCCATATAAAATATTGTTCATATTCAAACCGCTAAAGTGTAACAACgatgattaatattttttatctttgTTTATTCTCACATAACACTCATTCACTATTGTTTTTAGAAGCAACAATATCGTTGGGTTGTCAAACATTAATGATAATTTGttgaaaaaattaatgttttagtTGGCTAAAGATCCATTAAGACTGACCCTGGTCATAAGCTCGATCCATTAATAGTATTTCATTCTTTGATGTACGAATGGACCTTCACTCACGAACACTACATTGAAGCACGACCTTCCTCCTCGTCTTGATCTTTAATCCATATCTAACGGTCGCTCGCACTCCACATCAGATATTCAAGAATTGTCATAATGATTTCCTCTATATAAGTGTGGCCTTGTGTCACGCCCATTTATTCTTTTCACTCATATTTGCAACAGTTCAACCTATTTCAAATACTAACTTGAGTATTGGAATTCTAATTTTTCTGCAGGTCCCCCTTATGTTCATTCTAGAATCATAAACATTGCACCAAAAGCCTTTCTACGGTGGACATCATCAACGTGTTCAACGTGTTGTATTTTTTATTCCATTACGCAATAGTGGTGTTGTCTATGGGAATCATCTTTTGATTCTCCCAAATTCTTCATTGTGTTTCCTTAAGTTTACATTATTTCTCCCCCGAAATTATCTCCTTTTACAATTATGACAACTACAACTGTTTCATAACCAAACTTTCCATTGTCCCCTTTGATGGTCGGCTCGAAAGCAACTATCCATAACCTAAATATACCATCCAAATAGAGTGGTCGCTATCAACGACATTCTttaaaggaagaaagagacactCTAAGAATACATTAACAGATTACTAAGAGAGTATATGAAGTCAAATGAGCTAATGAAAAACTAAAGTGTTATATCTTTTTAGAAAGGTTTTAGGTTAGATTGTAAGTTTAGAGAAAATCTAGAATTGGAGGAGCCAAAGAGCATAAGCTATTTTCTTTCTTGAGCCAAAACCTACATCAATTATGAAGAAAAGTTACCAATTGGAAAATTTGAGAAGAATATAAGATGTCTGAAAATGAAaagtatatttttatatttgcaaAAGGCCTTACCTAGGGCGATGCCCTGAGACCGCTCTAAGAGAAGGCGATGATATAAGGTCGCCTGATGAGAGGTATCGCCTCGCCTTTAAGTCTTTCTCGCTCATGCAAGAAAAATGTGGGATAAGACGTGTCTTGGATGAAGATAAAGTCAGGGTCATTATTGACTCACATCTCCTTTAGAAATAGAGATTCAAGTGTCCACTAATTGACTAATTGGATGCTTGCCTTTTTCGAGGGATCCCTAGGCCCTATAAGGCCTCTATAAATACATTTTTCCTCAAGAGGAGAAATGACAGACTCTAAGTCATACAAATATTCTATTGACTTCGAGAGCTAGGACTCCATATTGGGAGCGGAGGAGGAACGACTCACGCCCATGGAAGATTTGAGGGAAGTTCATATAGGCCCTCATGCCTATCAAGTTACGAAGATAGGTACTTCCTTGTTTATAGGGGAGAGGGAACTCGTCGACTGACTCACAAATAACGTTGGTCTGTTCTCCTAGAACCCGTCAGACATGCCAAGTATAAACACCAAAGTCATAAGCCATCGTCTCGCCATCTATCCCTCCGCAAAACCAGTTGCGTAGAAAAAACAGAAGGTAGGCGAGGAAAAGAAGGTCACTATTGATGAAGAGGTGTAAAAGCTATCCAATGATGTATTCATCACTAAAACAAAACACCCCACCTGGCTGACCAATGTAGTCATGGTATAAAAGGCCAATAATAAGTGATGTATGTGTGTAGACCTTACGGACCTGAACATTGTCTACCCAAGGATCCTTATTAGCTGTCATACATTGAGAGCCTAATTGACGGGTCCTCAAACTATCGTACATTAAGATTCATGGAGCCAACTTGGGATACAATAAGATTTGGATGGATCCTCTAGATGCACAAAAAACTGCCTTTATGTCAAACCATGACAATTACTACTACAATGT is part of the Vicia villosa cultivar HV-30 ecotype Madison, WI linkage group LG2, Vvil1.0, whole genome shotgun sequence genome and encodes:
- the LOC131652485 gene encoding protein SPA1-RELATED 2-like; the protein is MDEELVNERLQLEVSEDSQRQIKEDSPITDSRKLVKSQQPLEYNVVEAVSEAATSQHAYATVEELTVKSYNGSSFDIGTSNSQVQMYNNQQKHWQNLYQMTNNSGNGNSLSDIGLMNSGQATSSGWEDIGSTSFPELLARKSHSDGQSNVIEQLGAGESKEGVGDVHRGMRTKVLSKSGFAEYFIKNSLKSKGVVHKGPSSDRFYVQSKEKNQVKAGSGANQNWIKTSIGADQNQMKTSTGIDQKQMKTGIGAQSNSNKSVKFHSDASVPKSSMTECDGVTLREWLKSGKRRAGKVESFTIFRKIVDLVDDSHSRGIALHNLCPSYFKLLPSNQVMYIGLPTQNQMADSVVNPVVNLDNSFIRKRVSEQVTSSSIAMESKKQKIDESVRVTGSDLCIETASHHKVQIPTVGSQDYRTEYEKDNQFSLYNFGRMSSIPCVSNTGEFSSTSLCERWENKWYASPEGGCTTSSNIYCLGVLLFELLSHFDSEKAHIATMSDLHHRILPPAFLSGNPKEAGFCLWLLHPEPSSRPTTGEILQSEVINGLQELCSEELSSCIDKEDAESELLLHFLTSLKEQKQSDASKLVEQLKCLESDIEEAERRHSSRKSFVPSGLQNDYSCQKEIMPLRKELLSVEMLPTVSPISNTTEMRLMRNIGHLESAYFSMRSKVQLSETGATDHPEKDILRTRENLCVTQKGEEKHKSKDALGTFFDGLSKYARYNKLEVRGMLRNADFNNPANVICSLSFDRDEDYFASAGISKKIKIFDFNTLCNDSVDIHYPAVEMSNRSKLSCVCWNNYIKNYLASTDYDGVVKLWDASTGQEFSQYSEHEKRAWSVDFSPVCPTKFASGSDDCTVKLWSISERNCLGTIRNVANVCCVQFSAHSSHLLAFGSANYSTYCYDLRNLRSPWCVLVGHRKAVSYVKFLDSETLVSASTDNSLKIWDLNKTSSVGASTSARSLTLSGHTNEKNFVGLSVADGYIACGSESNEVYTYYKTLPMPITSHKFGSIDPISGKETDDDQGQFVSSVCWRGKSNTLLAANSSGCIKVLQMV